The DNA segment ATCGTAATTCTAGATTATTTTCAATTATTTATATGAGAATCGTACATTTGGGTGAAGCGCATAATAGTGCAGTTGAACGCCATCCAAACTACCTTAAAAAATATATTGCTAGAGGAGGACGTTAAGATGGGAGTAACGACAAGCGATAAACAGACAAATCAGTTTAATACGGACACAGTCTATTCTTATATTGATGAAGCTAAAAATGTCATCGTCCCTTTATCTCCCATTTCAATATTTGCAGCACGTAATCCGTGGTCTGGTTTAGAACATCAACGATTTGATGAAGTGGCTACGATGTTATGGAATGCACGTAACGTTGATATTTATCCTTCAGCAGCAATCATGTTAGAAGCTCAAGCACAAGGTGAAATTAATACCGAAATTGTTGAAGATTTAACAGAGCAGTGGTTAGCACAAGCGCAATTCACAATTCCTAAAAATGAGGCGGAACAATACGTTAGAAAAGCAATCACGTTAGAGTCTCCGTCAGTAACTCAAAAGGACCAACAACACATTGAAACTTTATTAAAGAAACGTTCAGATTTGAACGAAACACATCATATGAGGTATCAACAAAAGATTTTAGTAAGCCAATATTTGCGTGCCGAGAACGGCCAACCACTCAATAAAATAGTAGATTATCATGTAATTAAATGGTGTAAATTGTATTTGGATGATGCTCAAGCAGGCTGGACAATGCCAAATCGCGAGTGCGGGTTATTCTATGCATGGCGACATTTGGCACAACACGATCCTGCGTTGACGAAACAACAGCGCGACCGTATTAAACAGTTATCTGATAATCCACAAGAGGTTATCAAGATGACCCTCACACAACTTGATGTCCCTCAAGATAAAGTTCAAGGCTATTTCGAAAACCATCTCCTAGCCTTACCCGGATGGTCAGGTATGATGTTATGGCAAGAACAAAATAATAATAAAGAGTCCAAATTGATTGAGGATTATTTAGCACTACGTTTAGGGTTAGAATGGGTATTTGTAGCACCTAATTTACCTGTAGAACGCAATACAAATCAAGTGGTACCAGAGGTCGTGCAAGCGATTATAAAATGGGTGAACTGGAGTAATTTCTCAATAGATCAATGGTTCGAGCTTACAGAAGCACAGCAACGACAATATTTAGCGTTCAGCGCTCAATTTGATGACCATCAACGCCGTAAACTATGGCTTGAAGCTTGGGAAATGACGTACAAACAACAATTGCAAGCACAAGTGGAGCCTGAAACTACAGATGAAGTTTCTCGTTCAGTAGAGCAATCATCTATGAGCACCATCACACCTCAAGCGCAACTCGCTTTCTGTATCGACGTGCGTTCAGAACCATTTCGCCGCCAGATTGAAGCGGCTGGGCCATTCGAAACGATTGGGATAGCAGGTTTCTTTGGATTGCCTATTGAAAAGTGTGAACTCGATGCACCGCATACACATGCATCGTTACCCGTGATGAACGAACCGCAACATCGTATTCAAGAATATACACACGAAAAACAACCGCACCTCTTTCAGCAACGTAAACATACTTTAGAGTCGGTCACGTATACGTTTAAGAAAATGAAACAAAATGTCTTACCGAGCTTACTCTTACCAGAATTGAGCGGTCCATGGTTAACGCTACAAATGTTATCACGTAGCTTTGTACCTGGACGCACTGGCACTTTAATTAGAAATTTCTATAAAAGGTGGCTACGTAAACCACAAGATACGGCATTAACACTCGAGCATCAGCCTCATCAACACGATGATGAGTTGCCAGTTGGATTTACTCAGCAAGAGCAGATTAATTATGCACAACAAACTTTAAAAATGATGGATCTAACACACGATTTTGCGCCACTCGTGGTGCTGTGTGGTCATGGTAGTCATAGTGCAAACAATCCCTATGCTGCCTCTTTAGATTGTGGTGCTTGTGGTGGTGCGGCAAGTGGCTTTAATGCGAAAGTACTGGCACAATTGTGTAATTTACCAGAAGTTCGCAAAGGTTTAGTTGACCACGGTATTGAGATTCCTGAAGGTACTGTGTTTGCGGCAGCTGAACATCATACTTCGGTTGACGATTTAGAATGGATTTATTTACCAGATCTAACAGAACAAGCACAAACAGCATTTGAACAAATTCAACAAGCTTTACCTGATATTAGTAAGCGTGCAAATACGCAACGACTGGCACAATTGCCGAACCATCATATAACAAAGAAAGATCCACTTAAAGAGGCCAACCGTCTCGCAAATGACTGGAGTGAAATTAGACCAGAATGGGGCCTTGCAAGGAATGCTGCATTTATTATTGGACAACGTAGTCTAACTGAAGGTACAGATCTTCAAGGACGCGTATTCTTGCATAACTATGATTGGGAGCAAGATTCAGATGGTGCGTTACTGGCTAATATTATCGGAGGTCCTGCAACTGTTGCACAGTGGATTAACTTGCAATATTACGCTTCAACTGTGGCACCACATTATTACGGTAGTGGTAGTAAAACAACGCAAACAATTACTGCTGGTATTGGTGTAATGCAAGGTAATGCAAGTGATTTAATGACAGGTCTGCCTTGGCAATCAGTAATGAAAGGCGACGATAAAATGTATCACGCCCCAATAAGGTTGCTTATCGTGGTTGAAGCACCTCATTCATTTGTTAAACGTTTACTACAAGAAAATGAAGCATTTGCTCAAAAGTTAAAAAATGGTTGGATTCAACTAGCAAGTATTGATGAAAATAAACAATGGCATGATTGGCCTGCTAACTCAGTTTCATAATGATGAGCATAGGCCTTAACGATGAATATACTACAGATATAATGCGCAGTAATAAGCCCATCAAAGATTAAAGAATCTTTGATGGGCTTAACTTATATATCAATGTTTAAGCATATTTGCTCGCTTACCTAGGGGGGCGGGTCGAACTTCGGTCTCGACACGATAACGGTTGTATATAAGCGTCTCGCAAAATACTCAGTTCTTATATGCTATTATTACAAAAAATAAGATGCATGCATTTTGTGTAATTGTAAATTATTGTACATTCCACTATGTCGTATTGAAATACAAAATGGTAAAATGATAACGTTAGCTTGAAGCAGGCTATTTTCACAAAGAAGTTATTTTAAATTAAGGTTTTACAGGAGATGTATGACTAATGAAAAAGACCAAAGGTACATATGAATCCGAGATTAGTAAGGCGATCACGCAATGGGAAAAAGACTACTTAGGGCGAGGTTCCCTATCTGTGAAGACCGATATTGTACGTGACATGATTATCGTCAATTTACAAGGGATTTTAACGCAAGCCGAATACAAAGTATGCGAAACAAATGAAGGCTTATTAACGATTAAATGTACACGTTCAAAACTTGTAGAATCCGGGTTAGATGCATTATACGATATCATTGATTCCACTACAGGTGCTGAAGTCAAAAGTTTTCACACCGATTTAAGTTCGAGAACGGGTGAACGTGTGATGATATTTAAATTGACAGATGATTTAGCTAAACAATTGAATGACTAATGTGCATCATTATTGGATTAAAGGTTACACATTCATAATGGTTGAGTTTGTTTTCAAAAATTGTAGATCGTCATAGGTCCTGTTTCAAAGATAAAACCGAAGTTGGATTTATTTTATAGTAAAATACTTTATTATAAAATAATCATGTAACAGCACGAGAAGGAGGAAACACAATTTGAAACAAGTTCAAAACATCATAAATTCATTAATAGAACCTTTAACAAAACCAGAAACATATCAAACATTAATTTCAAATTTAATTATGATAGTCATTTATATCATTGTTGCTTGGATCGTATTGTTTTTCGTCAATAAAGCAATTGCACAATTTTTCAAGATCCAAAACAAAGGTAGAAATGGTAATAAAAAACGTTCAAAAACATTAGTATCACTTATTCAAAATGTCGTATCATATGTGGTATGGTTTATAGTGTTAACTACAATTCTTAGCAAATTTGGTATCAGCGTAGAAGGCATTATAGCCAGTGCAGGAGTTGTAGGATTAGCAGTCGGTTTCGGTGCACAAACGGTCGTTAAAGATGTCATTACTGGTTTCTTTATCATTTTTGAAAATCAATTTGACGTTGGCGATTATGTTAAAATAAATAGCGGTGGGACAACTGTGGCAGAAGGTACTGTCACATCAATCGGTTTACGCTCAACACGCATCAAAACGGTAACCGGCGAATTAACGACTTTACCGAATGGTAGCATGGGTGAGATTACGAACTATTCAGTAACAAACGGGGAAGCACTAGTTGAAATTCCAGTTTCAATCGGTGAAGATATCGATTATGTTGAAGAGGTATTAAATGAACATTTTGAAGCATTACGTTCGAAATATTATTTATTTATTTCAAACCCTAAAGTGCTTGGTATCAGTCGCATTACGCGTGACGAAATGATTGTAACGATATCAGCTGAAACGATTCCAGGAGAAGGTTTCGCGGCTGGACGTATTTTAAGAAAAGAGATACTCAAACTATTTAAAGCGAAAGATGTAAAGGTACCTCAACCTGTTATGTTACAATATGATTCCAATCAACAACCTTAATACTATACACTTCGGAGGTGTGAGACATTACATCAGAATACGGTTTAAATGATATTGTAGAGATGAAGAAGCAACACGCTTGTGGGACGAATCGCTTTAAGATTATTCGTTTAGGTGCAGATATCCGAATCAAATGTGAAAATTGTCACCGTAGCATCATGCTTCCGAGACAAACTTTCAATAAAAAACTAAAAAAAATAATAGTATCTCAACAAGATACTGATAATAAGGAGAATGACTAAATGGCTTTAACAGCAGGTATTGTCGGCTTACCTAACGTAGGTAAGTCTACGCTATTCAATGCAATCACTAAAGCGGGTGCGCTCGCTGCGAACTATCCATTCGCGACGATAGATCCGAACGTCGGCATTGTAGAAGTGCCAGATCATAGATTAAATGTATTAACAGAAATGGTAGAACCTAAGAAAACAGTACCAACAACATTCGAATTTACAGATATTGCAGGTATTGTAAAGGGTGCATCAAAAGGTGAAGGATTAGGTAACAAGTTCTTATCACATATCCGTGAAGTTGATGCGATTTGCCAAGTAGTACGTGCATTTGATGATGATAATGTTACACACGTATCAGGTCGTGTAGATCCAGTCGACGATATCGAAGTTATCAACATGGAATTAGTACTCGCTGATTTAGAATCTGTAGAAAAACGTTTACCTAAAATTGAAAAAATGGCGAGACAAAAAGATAAAGATGCGATTAATGAGCAACGCATTTTATCAAGAATTAAAGAAGCATTAGAGGAAGGTACGCCTGTAAGAGGATTAGAGTTTACTGAAGAAGACCAAAAATATGTAAACCAAGCCCACTTATTAACTTCTAAAGAAATGTTATACATTGCGAATGTTGGCGAAGATGAAATTAATGACGAAGACAATGACAAAGTTAAAGCTATTCGTGAATATGCAAGCAAAGAAGATTCAGAAGTCATCGTAATTAGTGCGAAGATTGAAGAAGAAATCGCAACTTTAGATGATGAAGATAAAGAAATGTTCCTAGAAGATTTAGGCATTGAAGAACCTGGTTTAGATCGCTTAATCAAAACAACTTACGATTTATTAGGTTTAGCGACATACTTCACAGCAGGTGTTGAAGAAGTGCGTGCATGGACATTTATTAAAGGAATGACTGCGCCACAATGTGCGGGAATCATCCATACTGACTTTGAACGCGGATTTATTCGTGCCGAAGTAACGAGCTATGATGACTACGTTGAATATAATGGTGAAAATGGAGCCAAAGAAGCGGGTAAACAACGCTTAGAAGGTAAAGAATACATCATGAAAGATGGCGACGTCGTTCATTTCAGATTTAACGTTTAAAGTAGAATATAATAAAGAGCCCTTACAGAAAATAATTTCTGTAAGGGCTTATAATATTTTATTAAGAAGTAAACCAATCAGTGTTTACGTTTGGACCAGTGTAGTTAGCGTCTACATCTTGGTTAAGTTCTGGTGAATGATATTTACTTGTGTATTGCCATAAGACATGTTCACGTGTTGGGCGATCTGGGTTGTAATTAGCTAACCAGAAACCATCATAATCACTAACTGTTTGTGTAAGGTTTTGACGCATGAAGTTTTCATAAGAATATAATAAGACTTTTTTATCTCCAGCTAAACCTTTCATTTCGTCATACCAAGCAGAAGTACTTTCGTTTACGCCACCGCTTGTGACATTATTTTGTTCGAAATCATTAACGTAGAAGCTTGCTTTAGGTGCACGGTTATATAAGATACGTGCTTCGTTACGTGCATCTTGCGGGTTTGTGTACATACTATAAGAATAAACACCGAATTTCATACCATATTGATCTAATAAAGCTGAGTTATGTGCAAGTGCTGCATCAACTTTTGCTGAACCGTATTGCGCACGGATAATAATAAAGTCATAGTTTTCTTTTAATTCTTTGACTTGTTGTGCAGTGAGCTGGCCTTGCCATTCAGATATGTCTAACACACGGTCACCATTTGCTGTTGTACCAGCTTCAGATTTAAGTTGAGGTGATTTTGTCTTAGCTTCGGGATGTTTTTTAACATATTGTTGGTAACCATATCCCATTGTACCTTTTTCACTCGTTGATTCTTCAGCGGCATTGGCATTATGTATCGTCAAAGATGATATGAATAACACACTCATAGAGACGAGGCTTTTCTTAAAAGTAGAAACCATTACTTACTCCTTTGTTTATATATCATTTTGAAAGTATTTGGTGTATTTGAGTAAAATTAAATTTAGTTCAATACACCTAACTCGTATCCTATAAGAAATCAAATTTTTTATCAAGTACAGTGTAAAAAAGAATAAATACGATTTGAAATAATGTTGTTTTCAGTTTAATAATTAAAGTTATTTTAAATTTTTATCTATATTAATGGGGGTTAATGCTGGTAGAACGCGGTGTGAGAGAGCCGAAATTTAAATATTTGCAGTGTTTCATATGAAACAACTGGAAAATAGTTGCTGTTTTGAAAATCCATTGTAAATTGTAAAGGTCTATGCTATAATTCTTGGATGTGAGTAATGAAAATTATTCCTTGCTTATCACATTGAGATGATGAGCCGTATAGACCACAAGGAGGTGCAATTATAAAATGAGAACATATGAAGTGATGTACATCGTTCGTCCAAATATGGAAGAAGATGCTAAAAAAGCATTAGTTGAACGTTTCAACGGCATCCTAGCTTCACACGGTTCAGAAGTTTTAGAAGAAAAAGACTGGGGTAAACGCCGTCTTGCTTATGAAATTGAAGACTTCACTGAAGGTTACTACAACATCGTACGTATCCAAACAAGTGACAATGAAGCTACTGATGAATTCCAACGTTTAGCTAAGATCAACGACGATATTCTTCGTTATATCGTTATTCGTGAAGACGAAGATAAAACAAGAAAATAGTAATTGGGGGTCATTTTTATGATAAATAGAGTTGTTTTAGTCGGTCGTTTAACAAAGGATCCAGAATATAGAACAACACCCTCAGGCGTGAGTGTTGCGACTTTTACCCTTGCGGTAAATCGTACGTTTACAAATGCGCAAGGGGAACGCGAAGCTGATTTCATTAACTGTGTCGTTTTTAGAAAGCAAGCAGAAAATGTAAATAACTATTTATTCAAAGGTAGTTTAGCAGGCGTCGATGGTCGCATCCAATCACGTAGTTATGAAAATCAAGAAGGTCGTCGTATTTTTGTCACTGAAGTTGTTTGTGATAGTGTTCAATTCCTTGAACCTAAAAATCAAAACCAACGCCATTCACAAGATGGAAACAACAATTTCCAAGACTTTGGACAAGGCTTTGGCGGACAACAATCAGGTCAAAATGCTTCTTATCAAAACAATAACAATTCATCTAACCAAAATAATCAATCAGACAACCCATTTGCGAATGCAAACGGTCCGATTGATATTAGTGATGATGACTTACCATTCTAAGCTACAGACATGAATACTTATGTGTAGTTTGTAGAATATTAAGCAGATTAAATGAAACATTATCAAAGCGATAATGTATATGAACGTAATAGAAAAATAATTTAAAAGGGAGGCAGTTAATCATGGCAGGTGGACCAAGAAGAGGCGGACGTCGCCGTAAAAAAGTTTGCTACTTCACAGCAAACGGAATCACACACATCGATTATAAAGACACTGAGTTATTAAAACGTTTTATCTCAGAACGCGGTAAGATTTTACCACGTCGTGTAACTGGTACTTCAGCTAAATATCAACGTATGTTAACTTTAGCTATCAAACGTGCTCGTCACATGGCATTATTACCATATGTTAAAGAAGATCAATAAGATATATTGGTCTATAGAACACCCTATAAGCATTTGCTTGTGGGGTGTTTTTTAATATGTAGTTACAGAAGTTATAAAAATAAATCCTCCTCATATAATTGTTATAAAATTTCGGAGGCTAGGTAAAACTGTTATAAAAGTATATTGAAATTAAAATAACTAAGGTATATAATATTGTTTATACACGAAATAAATAAATTTGATTAATTATTTTATATAAAATAGAGGTGAAGAAATGAGCATCAAAGAGTACATACAACAAACCAAAGAGAATTTATTAAAAATGGAGTTAAAATCAAAAAGTTTTGTAATAATGGTTATATCTATAATTTTATTGAGTATGATATTTACACCTCTTATAGGCATACCCGCAGGCTTATTTATCGGGTCATATGTGCAGTCAAATTCTTAAATACTTTTTCTAAATCAACTGATAGTGTCTTGTTAAAGGCGCTATCAGTTTTTGTTTGAAGAAATTTATTAAATACTATAGAAATGTATCTAATTGAGTTATTCAAATCATTGGTAATAATAATTAAACTAATAATAAGAGGGAATGAAAAATAATATTATAAGTTTAACTAAGTGTAAAAAATATAAATTATTGTAAAAAATCTATATAGTAATTGCTTTGCTTAATATGTATGATACGCTTTTATTAGAAAAAGTATATTAATAAAGGGGTATAAAAATGAAAAAAACTATGTTTTTAACTGGTTCTTTTTTAGCAAGTACGTTAGCATTCACTACTATTCAACAAAATGTTGATGCAGCTGAAACAAATAGTGTAACATCAAATGAATCGCAACAATCAACAACTTCGCAAAAAGCTCAATCAGAACGCCCTTATGGTGGTTTTCCTCCTACAGGAATGACATATGACCAATATAAGTTTTTTGAAGATAAGATGCCAAAACGATCTGAAGTATCAAAAGAGGAATATAACAAAATACTAAATAAAGAAACGCAAGCATTTGCTAGTCTTTATGAAACTACAATTTATGCGCCACAAAAAACATTTTACCCACAACATATCAATAGTATAGGCCAAACTCCTTATGCTGGATTAGCTCCTAAAGGAATGACAAATAATGAATGGGATGAATTAACACAAAGAATGCCTTTACTATCACTTTTGACAACGAAAGAATATAACAGAGTTAGCGATCATGAGACGCAAAGAATTGCTAATAAATATAATCACGTGATTTATGGACCTACAAAGACGTATTATCCACAAAAAGATACTTCACAAACTTCTCAATCAGAGAGCCCTTATGGTGGATTCGCTCCTACAGGAATGACATATACTCAATATAAATATTTTGAAGATAAGATGCCAAAACGATCTGAAGTATCAAAAGAAGAATATAACAAAATACTAAATAAAGAAACTCAAACATTTGCAAATATTTATGAAACTACAATTTATGCACCACAAAAAACATTTTACCCACAACATATCAATAGTATAGGCCAAACTCCTTATGCTGGATTAGCTCCTAAAGGGATGACAAATAATGAATGGGATGAATTAACACAAAGAATGCCGCTTTTATCAACTATGAAACCTAAAGAATATGAAAGAACTATTAATCACGAAACTCAAAGAATTGCTAATAAATATAATCATGTAATCTATGCACCACAAAAAACATTCTACCCACAAACTCAACACACACAAACAGTAAGTGATCATTCTAAAGAAACATTACCTGAAACAGGGCAAGGCCAACATGGCTCTCAATCTATTACATTAGGCGCAGGTGTTGTGTCTATGGTATTAGGAGTATTTTTAGTTAGTTATAGACGTGTTTTAAAAAAATAATATTAAGATTAATGATATAAAAAACACCACAAAAGTTAGGGGAGTCTAACTTCTGTGGTGTCTTTTTAACTTTAAAAGCATTTGTTTACTTATTTACTACTGAAATAAGTTTTTAAAGAAATCGAATGGAGATGATTTCTGTTGTGTTTTGTTGTCTTTAATCCCTTTAGTAACTGCATTTGCGAATTTAAAGATAGTTTTATTGTAATCATGAACGTTTTCTCTAGTGGAACGTGAGAAATCTTTGTTTTCGAAGAACTGTTGGCGATATTTTGTTGAAATTTCTAATTGTACACCAGAGCCTGATCCGTTTTGATTAATAATGTTGTGTTTAGAATCACCATTTACATAATTTGGGCTATCTTCAACGTTAAATCCTTTTTTCTCGAGTGCATTTTTAATGGACTTAGCCAATCCTTTGTCTTGACCACCAATGTATACAACCTTTTTATCTTCATCTAAGCCGTGGACGGAAACAATTGTTTTTGATTTTTTACTCATCTTTATCAGTTTGGGTTCGTCAAATGTAGTAGACGTGATGTGTAGTTTTTGGTTATCTGACTTTAATAAACCTTCAAAACTGTAAAGATTAAAGTCACCTTTTTTTGAGATAAGTTTCGCTAATTCTGAACTTCCCGGTTCGATACCGCCACCGTGAATTGCCGTTATCAGTATGTCGTTATTGTTAGAAGAAGTTGTATTGATTTTCCAATCACGGTACTCTTTCGTATGAGCTTTCATGTCTTTAAAGCTTTCATAATAATCGTGGTTAATTGGTTGATCGTTACGCCAGACATACAAAAAATATAAAGCGGATAATATGATGCCTACAATCACTAGCATCGTTAAATAATAAATAACGTTTTTAAATATATGATTCATTGTTTTCTCCAAAATATTAAATTTATTGACTACAAGATTATATCAAATATCTGGCAACCTGTGTTAAATAGTTTAATTACAGTTGTGTTAAGAAATTAAAAAATGATGAATTCTTTATAAAAAGAGAGTGATAAATATATTATTAAATTAAATAAAAATGTGTTTTAGTTGTCGAGTATCCAGGCGTAGTATAAGAAAAAGGGATTAAATTAAAGACTTTATAATTAAACCGATTAAATAAAATAGGCCAACAATTAAACAAATCGTGCCCAAACTGATTAGACTTTGTTTTATGCTCGTCTTTGTTTTATTGGTTAATGTCTTTTTAAATGATAATAAAACTATACCAATAACAATGAGCAATATTGCAAAAATCCACATACTATCTGCTCCTTTTTTAAAATTAATAAAGTAGTCGATTTCGTTAAGTTATGTCTTATTAATTAGATTAACATATGTATAAGTGAAACAATTAAAAAAGATGAGCGTACTGTTTGATTAAAAACAGATAACTCATCTTAGTTTGCAGTATGTGTATTTAGGATTGT comes from the Staphylococcus hsinchuensis genome and includes:
- the rpsR gene encoding 30S ribosomal protein S18 — encoded protein: MAGGPRRGGRRRKKVCYFTANGITHIDYKDTELLKRFISERGKILPRRVTGTSAKYQRMLTLAIKRARHMALLPYVKEDQ
- a CDS encoding VraH family peptide resistance protein produces the protein MSIKEYIQQTKENLLKMELKSKSFVIMVISIILLSMIFTPLIGIPAGLFIGSYVQSNS
- a CDS encoding DUF2309 domain-containing protein; its protein translation is MGVTTSDKQTNQFNTDTVYSYIDEAKNVIVPLSPISIFAARNPWSGLEHQRFDEVATMLWNARNVDIYPSAAIMLEAQAQGEINTEIVEDLTEQWLAQAQFTIPKNEAEQYVRKAITLESPSVTQKDQQHIETLLKKRSDLNETHHMRYQQKILVSQYLRAENGQPLNKIVDYHVIKWCKLYLDDAQAGWTMPNRECGLFYAWRHLAQHDPALTKQQRDRIKQLSDNPQEVIKMTLTQLDVPQDKVQGYFENHLLALPGWSGMMLWQEQNNNKESKLIEDYLALRLGLEWVFVAPNLPVERNTNQVVPEVVQAIIKWVNWSNFSIDQWFELTEAQQRQYLAFSAQFDDHQRRKLWLEAWEMTYKQQLQAQVEPETTDEVSRSVEQSSMSTITPQAQLAFCIDVRSEPFRRQIEAAGPFETIGIAGFFGLPIEKCELDAPHTHASLPVMNEPQHRIQEYTHEKQPHLFQQRKHTLESVTYTFKKMKQNVLPSLLLPELSGPWLTLQMLSRSFVPGRTGTLIRNFYKRWLRKPQDTALTLEHQPHQHDDELPVGFTQQEQINYAQQTLKMMDLTHDFAPLVVLCGHGSHSANNPYAASLDCGACGGAASGFNAKVLAQLCNLPEVRKGLVDHGIEIPEGTVFAAAEHHTSVDDLEWIYLPDLTEQAQTAFEQIQQALPDISKRANTQRLAQLPNHHITKKDPLKEANRLANDWSEIRPEWGLARNAAFIIGQRSLTEGTDLQGRVFLHNYDWEQDSDGALLANIIGGPATVAQWINLQYYASTVAPHYYGSGSKTTQTITAGIGVMQGNASDLMTGLPWQSVMKGDDKMYHAPIRLLIVVEAPHSFVKRLLQENEAFAQKLKNGWIQLASIDENKQWHDWPANSVS
- the ssb gene encoding single-stranded DNA-binding protein, producing MINRVVLVGRLTKDPEYRTTPSGVSVATFTLAVNRTFTNAQGEREADFINCVVFRKQAENVNNYLFKGSLAGVDGRIQSRSYENQEGRRIFVTEVVCDSVQFLEPKNQNQRHSQDGNNNFQDFGQGFGGQQSGQNASYQNNNNSSNQNNQSDNPFANANGPIDISDDDLPF
- a CDS encoding mechanosensitive ion channel family protein, with amino-acid sequence MKQVQNIINSLIEPLTKPETYQTLISNLIMIVIYIIVAWIVLFFVNKAIAQFFKIQNKGRNGNKKRSKTLVSLIQNVVSYVVWFIVLTTILSKFGISVEGIIASAGVVGLAVGFGAQTVVKDVITGFFIIFENQFDVGDYVKINSGGTTVAEGTVTSIGLRSTRIKTVTGELTTLPNGSMGEITNYSVTNGEALVEIPVSIGEDIDYVEEVLNEHFEALRSKYYLFISNPKVLGISRITRDEMIVTISAETIPGEGFAAGRILRKEILKLFKAKDVKVPQPVMLQYDSNQQP
- a CDS encoding GH25 family lysozyme gives rise to the protein MVSTFKKSLVSMSVLFISSLTIHNANAAEESTSEKGTMGYGYQQYVKKHPEAKTKSPQLKSEAGTTANGDRVLDISEWQGQLTAQQVKELKENYDFIIIRAQYGSAKVDAALAHNSALLDQYGMKFGVYSYSMYTNPQDARNEARILYNRAPKASFYVNDFEQNNVTSGGVNESTSAWYDEMKGLAGDKKVLLYSYENFMRQNLTQTVSDYDGFWLANYNPDRPTREHVLWQYTSKYHSPELNQDVDANYTGPNVNTDWFTS
- the ychF gene encoding redox-regulated ATPase YchF, which translates into the protein MALTAGIVGLPNVGKSTLFNAITKAGALAANYPFATIDPNVGIVEVPDHRLNVLTEMVEPKKTVPTTFEFTDIAGIVKGASKGEGLGNKFLSHIREVDAICQVVRAFDDDNVTHVSGRVDPVDDIEVINMELVLADLESVEKRLPKIEKMARQKDKDAINEQRILSRIKEALEEGTPVRGLEFTEEDQKYVNQAHLLTSKEMLYIANVGEDEINDEDNDKVKAIREYASKEDSEVIVISAKIEEEIATLDDEDKEMFLEDLGIEEPGLDRLIKTTYDLLGLATYFTAGVEEVRAWTFIKGMTAPQCAGIIHTDFERGFIRAEVTSYDDYVEYNGENGAKEAGKQRLEGKEYIMKDGDVVHFRFNV
- a CDS encoding DUF951 domain-containing protein, which codes for MTSEYGLNDIVEMKKQHACGTNRFKIIRLGADIRIKCENCHRSIMLPRQTFNKKLKKIIVSQQDTDNKEND
- the rpsF gene encoding 30S ribosomal protein S6, whose amino-acid sequence is MRTYEVMYIVRPNMEEDAKKALVERFNGILASHGSEVLEEKDWGKRRLAYEIEDFTEGYYNIVRIQTSDNEATDEFQRLAKINDDILRYIVIREDEDKTRK
- a CDS encoding poly-gamma-glutamate hydrolase family protein is translated as MNHIFKNVIYYLTMLVIVGIILSALYFLYVWRNDQPINHDYYESFKDMKAHTKEYRDWKINTTSSNNNDILITAIHGGGIEPGSSELAKLISKKGDFNLYSFEGLLKSDNQKLHITSTTFDEPKLIKMSKKSKTIVSVHGLDEDKKVVYIGGQDKGLAKSIKNALEKKGFNVEDSPNYVNGDSKHNIINQNGSGSGVQLEISTKYRQQFFENKDFSRSTRENVHDYNKTIFKFANAVTKGIKDNKTQQKSSPFDFFKNLFQ
- a CDS encoding DUF2294 domain-containing protein, which codes for MKKTKGTYESEISKAITQWEKDYLGRGSLSVKTDIVRDMIIVNLQGILTQAEYKVCETNEGLLTIKCTRSKLVESGLDALYDIIDSTTGAEVKSFHTDLSSRTGERVMIFKLTDDLAKQLND